Proteins encoded in a region of the Oscillospiraceae bacterium MB24-C1 genome:
- a CDS encoding DHHW family protein, producing the protein MLTKRIFSCLMVGLILVIGMFTALKAVGHGYLPSSVQDIGDWADHAVKLQLKDFDRLEQLAPAMLLAGGAKEQDGIFITKNYLLENIAPEDSTVLEQNLTGIEGFLKTHNIPATFLLIPTACAIKQQDIPARAQLYNQKALIAKCYARLSGKAGTTDAYSKLFSAKEQYTYFRTESNLTGLGGYYVYTALAPRMGYTSRALDQFEVEQLANDYYGTLYQRSSYKGTDPDLLTLYRFSRYSRQYQLSLTNNGERKNYYSLFPTHLAQLGQPKSVVLGGFGQRMDISAVSPFEESLLIFADDTALSYLPFLVVHYGNITMVDLQNCPDDMLASLVANDYDQVLFAYSVDHFIHEPVAVRASFLQ; encoded by the coding sequence ATGCTGACAAAACGTATTTTTTCTTGCCTGATGGTCGGGCTGATTCTGGTGATAGGGATGTTCACTGCCTTAAAAGCCGTCGGTCACGGTTATTTACCATCCTCCGTGCAGGATATCGGCGACTGGGCCGACCACGCCGTCAAACTTCAATTAAAAGATTTTGACCGCTTAGAGCAGCTGGCCCCGGCCATGCTTCTGGCCGGGGGTGCTAAAGAGCAGGATGGAATTTTTATCACTAAAAATTATCTGCTTGAAAATATTGCGCCGGAAGATTCCACCGTGCTGGAGCAAAACCTGACCGGAATTGAAGGCTTTTTAAAGACGCACAACATTCCGGCAACCTTTTTGCTTATTCCGACGGCTTGCGCCATCAAGCAACAAGATATTCCTGCCCGCGCCCAGCTGTACAACCAAAAGGCACTAATAGCAAAATGCTATGCCCGGCTTTCGGGCAAGGCCGGAACTACCGATGCTTACAGCAAACTTTTTTCGGCCAAGGAGCAGTATACCTATTTTCGTACCGAGTCAAACCTCACCGGACTGGGCGGTTATTACGTTTACACCGCGCTGGCACCACGCATGGGCTATACGTCGCGCGCGCTTGACCAATTCGAGGTCGAGCAGCTCGCAAATGACTATTACGGTACGCTTTATCAGCGTTCGAGTTACAAGGGCACCGACCCCGACCTGTTAACGCTTTACCGCTTTTCGCGTTATTCGCGGCAGTATCAGCTGTCGTTGACTAACAATGGCGAACGCAAAAACTATTATTCGCTGTTCCCCACCCATCTGGCTCAGCTGGGCCAGCCCAAATCAGTTGTTTTGGGTGGGTTTGGCCAGCGGATGGACATCTCAGCGGTATCCCCCTTTGAAGAGTCTCTGCTAATCTTTGCGGATGATACGGCGCTATCATATTTGCCTTTCCTCGTCGTGCATTATGGCAACATCACCATGGTTGACCTCCAAAACTGTCCGGACGATATGCTCGCTTCTCTGGTCGCCAATGATTACGATCAGGTGCTTTTTGCCTATTCGGTGGATCATTTTATCCATGAGCCTGTTGCTGTGCGCGCCAGCTTTTTGCAGTAA
- a CDS encoding epoxyqueuosine reductase QueH, with amino-acid sequence MKTLLHICCAPCSIACIESLRGEGIEPTGFWFNPNIHPFTEYRARKNTLVDYAKGIGLDLVLQGEYGLRSFIAGVSPNFDDRCGYCYRVRFEEAARYASQNGFEAFTTTLLISPYQKHELICKVANEVAQQYGVSFLYRDFRPYFRDGQQKARDLELYMQKYCGCIFSEEDRYKKKKKTPPAAQQTF; translated from the coding sequence ATGAAAACTCTGTTGCATATCTGTTGCGCACCCTGCTCAATTGCGTGTATTGAGAGTCTGCGCGGTGAAGGTATTGAGCCGACCGGCTTTTGGTTTAATCCGAACATCCACCCTTTCACCGAATATAGGGCGCGAAAAAATACGCTTGTCGACTATGCCAAGGGAATCGGTCTCGATCTGGTGTTACAAGGGGAATATGGTCTGCGGTCTTTTATTGCGGGGGTATCCCCGAATTTTGACGATCGATGTGGTTATTGCTACCGCGTACGCTTTGAGGAGGCTGCGCGCTACGCATCACAAAACGGCTTTGAGGCCTTTACCACGACGCTATTGATCAGCCCTTATCAAAAACACGAGCTAATTTGCAAGGTGGCAAACGAGGTGGCTCAACAATATGGCGTCAGCTTTTTATACCGCGATTTCCGTCCCTATTTTAGAGACGGACAACAAAAGGCACGCGATCTGGAACTGTATATGCAAAAGTATTGTGGCTGCATTTTCAGTGAAGAAGATCGCTATAAAAAGAAAAAGAAAACACCCCCTGCCGCTCAACAGACGTTTTGA
- a CDS encoding isochorismatase family protein, with protein sequence MRLTQNNCCALVVDFQEKLMPAMCGRDELQKNVVKLLKGLSLLEIPMLITEQYPKGLGTTLPEIAEAAQGAPIIAKTAFGALSANDVLGHLEQLEQFGRKQVLVCGIEAHICVLQTALQLLDKGFSPIFVTDCIASRHQPDLMAAFMRAEREGVQFASTEMALFEIMGSKEHPQFKAISSLIK encoded by the coding sequence ATGAGACTGACACAAAACAACTGCTGTGCGCTGGTCGTAGACTTTCAGGAAAAGCTGATGCCCGCTATGTGCGGCCGGGACGAGCTGCAAAAAAATGTGGTGAAACTTCTCAAAGGCCTCTCGCTGCTGGAAATTCCAATGCTGATTACCGAACAGTACCCCAAGGGGCTGGGAACCACATTGCCCGAAATTGCTGAGGCGGCACAGGGCGCGCCGATTATCGCAAAGACGGCATTTGGCGCGCTGAGCGCCAACGACGTGCTAGGCCACTTAGAACAGCTTGAGCAATTCGGGCGCAAGCAGGTTTTGGTGTGCGGCATTGAGGCGCACATCTGTGTATTGCAGACGGCGTTGCAGCTCTTGGACAAGGGGTTTTCGCCTATTTTTGTCACTGACTGCATTGCGTCACGCCACCAGCCCGACCTGATGGCCGCGTTTATGCGTGCCGAGCGTGAGGGTGTACAGTTTGCCAGCACCGAAATGGCACTGTTTGAAATTATGGGCTCAAAGGAACACCCGCAGTTTAAAGCAATTTCGTCGCTGATTAAGTAA
- a CDS encoding bifunctional 5,10-methylenetetrahydrofolate dehydrogenase/5,10-methenyltetrahydrofolate cyclohydrolase, translating to MGILLKGTETAKALTEEAREKALQLHQKGVDPTLAIVRVGEREDDLAYERGATKRCAQAGVTVKSFVLPVDAGQHQLLALIEELNANPAVHGVLIMRPLPLHFDDTVVCRTLSPEKDVDGITEGSMAGVYSGSKKGFAPCTAQACVEILKHHNITTTGRRAVVVGRSLVISKPVAMLLLAENMTVTVCHTKTENLPAVCKEADVLVVAAGKAGVLGAEAVRSGQVVLDVGIHVGEDNKLCGDVRTSEVAENVHAVTPVPGGVGAVTTSVLALHVVTAAERMI from the coding sequence ATGGGAATTTTACTTAAAGGGACCGAGACTGCGAAAGCGCTGACCGAAGAGGCAAGGGAGAAAGCGTTGCAGCTACATCAAAAGGGTGTTGACCCCACGCTGGCGATTGTGCGCGTGGGCGAGCGGGAAGACGATCTGGCCTATGAGCGTGGGGCAACCAAAAGATGCGCGCAAGCGGGGGTAACGGTCAAGTCGTTTGTGTTGCCAGTCGATGCCGGACAGCACCAGTTATTAGCATTGATCGAAGAATTGAACGCCAACCCCGCGGTACATGGCGTCCTGATAATGCGCCCGCTACCTTTGCACTTTGACGACACAGTGGTTTGTCGCACACTTTCGCCTGAAAAAGATGTGGACGGTATCACCGAAGGCTCGATGGCGGGGGTCTATTCTGGCAGCAAAAAGGGCTTTGCCCCCTGTACAGCGCAGGCGTGCGTTGAAATTCTGAAACATCATAACATTACCACGACGGGCCGCCGTGCGGTGGTGGTCGGGCGCAGTTTGGTCATTAGTAAGCCGGTCGCCATGCTGTTGTTGGCTGAGAATATGACCGTAACGGTTTGTCATACCAAAACTGAAAACTTGCCTGCCGTTTGCAAGGAAGCTGATGTTTTGGTTGTTGCCGCTGGTAAAGCTGGGGTGCTTGGTGCCGAAGCGGTGCGCTCCGGGCAAGTGGTGCTGGATGTAGGCATACACGTTGGCGAGGATAATAAGCTTTGCGGCGATGTGCGAACTTCAGAGGTTGCAGAGAATGTTCACGCGGTAACCCCTGTGCCGGGCGGTGTGGGGGCTGTAACCACCTCGGTTTTGGCCCTGCATGTGGTAACTGCCGCTGAACGTATGATATAA